A region of Pseudorca crassidens isolate mPseCra1 chromosome 8, mPseCra1.hap1, whole genome shotgun sequence DNA encodes the following proteins:
- the IGFBP3 gene encoding insulin-like growth factor-binding protein 3: MLARRLRTEDWTLPATLPHPRAARCRPVPASPGQPSIGSPRRRGGSPLPAMLRARSALWTAALTALAFLHGPPAARAGAGAAGTGPVVRCEPCDARALAQCAPPPPAPPCAELVREPGCGCCLTCALREGQPCGVYTERCGSGLRCQPPPGEPRPLQALLDGRGICANASAAGRLRAYLLPATPAPGNGSESEEDHSVGSTENQALTSTHRVPDSKFHPVHTKMDVIKKGHAKDSQRYKVDYESQSTDTQNFSSESKRETEYGPCRREMEDTLNHLKFLNMLSPRGIHIPNCDKKGFYKKKQCRPSKGRKRGFCWCVDKYGQPLPGFDVKGKGDVHCYSMESK, from the exons ATGCTAGCGCGGCGGCTCCGCACTGAGGATTGGACCCTTCCTGCCACGCTCCCACATCCTCGCGCCGCTCGCTGTCGCCCCGTCCCCGCGTCCCCCGGCCAGCCCAGCATCGGATCTCCGCGGCGGAGAGGAGGATCCCCGCTCCCTGCCATGCTGAGGGCGCGCTCCGCGCTCTGGACTGCGGCTCTGACCGCGCTGGCATTTCTCCACGGGCCGCCAGCGGCACGGGCCGGCGCGGGCGCTGCGGGCACCGGCCCAGTGGTGCGCTGCGAGCCGTGCGACGCGCGTGCCCTGGCCCAGTGCGCGCCACCTCCCCCTGCGCCCCCGTGCGCCGAGCTTGTGCGCGAGCCGGGCTGTGGCTGCTGCCTGACGTGCGCGCTGCGCGAGGGTCAGCCTTGCGGCGTCTACACCGAGCGCTGCGGCTCCGGCCTCCGCTGCCAGCCGCCGCCCGGCGAGCCACGCCCGCTACAAGCGCTGCTGGACGGCCGCGGGATCTGCGCCAACGCCAGCGCCGCCGGCCGCCTGCGCGCCTACCTGCTGCCCGCAACGCCCGCGCCAG gaaatgGCAGTGAGTCAGAGGAAGACCACAGCGTGGGGAGCACAGAGAACCAGGCCCTGACCAGCACGCACAGGGTGCCCGACTCCAAATTCCACCCCGTCCACACCAAGATGGACGTCATCAAGAAAGGACACGCCAAGGACAGCCAGCGCTACAAGGTCGACTATGAGTCTCAGAGCACAGACACGCAGAACTTCTCGTCCGAGTCCAAGCGTGAGACGGAATAC GGGCCCTGCCGCCGGGAAATGGAGGACACGCTGAACCATCTCAAGTTCCTGAACATGCTTAGCCCCAGGGGCATCCACATCCCCAACTGCGACAAGAAGGGCTTCTACAAGAAAAAGCAG TGCCGCCCTTCCAAAGGCAGGAAGCGGGGCTTTTGCTGGTGCGTGGATAAGTACGGGCAGCCCCTCCCGGGCTTCGACGTGAAGGGGAAAGGGGACGTGCACTGCTACAGCATGGAGAGCAAGTAG